agaggcaattgtaatgctgacatcagcgcacgcatagacatgatgacatcagctggatcgatgccaaaacaagctacaatatgtgtgaggggcagggtttgctgtgcctggcaccacttgtttttgttttcattccttCATATTTTTCATCCCTATTCATTATTTCTTATAATGTGAAATAAGGCCATACTGCATCAGGCGTCTTCTCCTCTTGTGTCTCCAGGGCCACCCTAAAGTATGTGAGAAGCTGAAGGCTCTGATGGTGGAGTGGGCGGAGGACTTTCGCAATGATCCCCAGCTCAGTCTGATCTCAGCTATGATCAAGAATTTACGTGAGCAGGGTGTCACTTTCCCTGCTGTGGGGTCCCAGGTGGGTGCACAAATCAAAGTGACTGTAAAATTTGTGTGTTTTAACAGTTTATGTCAAGATAAACCAAACAGGGTTAACTTTTATGCTTGCTTGTttcaatgttttatgtatttttgcttAAGTCACTTGATTTCTGCTAGTCATCTGCAAAAACCTGTGatgatgtttattttttgatAGGCTGCAGAACAAGCCAAAGCAAGCCCGGCTTTAGTAGCAAAGGATCCCTCCACctcaacaaacaaaaaagaggaggaagacttGGCCAAAGGTAACTATGGAAATCAATAAGTTGACACCAAGTAATGATTTTATTGATCTGAAAATCATTTATTATCAGACAGTTAATGGCAGTACATGATTCAGCCTGTAGCCATCTTTGAAAAAGATCTACTCACAGAGTCACTGTCTTTAAAAATAGACACACCAACACTTTTTATGCAAAGGTATAAATCTGGAATAGCATTTTGTGGTCACACAGTCACGTGTAACTGTCACTGTTGTGCAGCTATTGAGTTGTCACTGAAGGAACAACGTCAGCAGCCACAGACCTCCCTATCGAGCCTTTACCCAAGCACCTCCAGCCTGCTCTCCTCTCACAAGTCTGACGGCAGAAAAGTCCGGGCCATCTATGACTTTGAGGCCGCCGAGGACAACGAGCTCACCTTCAAGTCAGGAGAAATCATCACCATCCTGGACGATAGGTGAATTTCCAACCAGACATTCTTATAAATGAGTAAATACGCACAGCGAACACATGGTTTTGGATACACTGTCCCGTTACTCATAATTTACTAAATaaccatatatttttttcatatgaaaCCTTCCTGGATCACTCATGAGATTAACATTCACCTGCTgaagtgtttttttgtcatttctgttcaCATCTGATGGTCTTGTTCTTTTTTCAGTGATCCTAACTGGTGGAAAGGGGAAACATACCAGGGAGTGGGGTTGTTCCCTTCTAACTTTGTCACCGCTGACCTCACTGCAGAGCCAGAGATGAGTGAGTACATACAGCCCACTCTATCTGCTTAATGCCATCCCCACTTCTGCAAAGCCCCATTTAGTCCATTAGCAATATTGCCTTATTGatcccatgtgtgtgtgttttgtttttttttttaaatcataaatcaATAGCCAGTGAAACAATGTTATGAATGCAGCACAATAAGAAATTCTGTACAGGtatcctttattttttatttagaagtattttaataataatttccaGAGTAATAATACAAAGCGTGTTGTCCTGCTTTGATATTTTTCCTCTCTTTCTGCTACATGCCTTTAACTTTAGTGCTGCAAAGGGTTCAGCTGTGTTAAACACACCTTAGTGCTTCCTTCTATCTAGTCCATGCTGTGTCATGTCTGATGTGTATATATAAccagggttcccgcggggtcttaaaagtctttaatttacaaatctgcattttataccttaaaaaaaatctttaaaaagtattacattttatatggtagctcttaagttatgttgccataaatttgttcactggattgtgtttaaatgtatctGGGAAATGTCCCatatgcaaagaaagtaacactaGTCTACACAGTTccacccgacaatttatactgaaattaggaaccaattatctgtATCTTTGCAGCCCAGGTGTTGGAGTAAAGTTTTTCtacattctaggagtcacaaatttttgccagtgtggctgttaaatgggcattaaattcagttcttttttttttttttttttttttttatgggctcagctggcctcttaaattcagttctaagtagtcttaaagaTGTCTCAAAAAGGCCCTAAATTGAACTTGTAGGAACCTGTAGGAATCCTGTATAACACACAGTATCTGAGTCGTCTCTATGTACTGTAAATCTCCACATTTTTGGAGTTTTGAAACATTTGAAAATACACTTCATCAACAGTTTGCTGTTTTGTCATGTTCAATGAACAGTCATACTCTGAGGAAGGCTTTTGCCCTCCACTATATTGTTTTTCTCTATTACTGGCTCTGCTTTGTTGGACATAATTTCTCATGTGTCTCTCTTTCATCCAAAAGTACATATTTCTTGTTTATGCCTCGACAACTTTGTGTCCCTTAGTACACTCACCGTGCATGACTGGATCCTGCAATTTGTGTAGAATATATTTTCTTAGCAAACATACCAACAGGTACCCACCATAGCCGTTGCTGTTGTGCTGTGTGTGACTGTTTCCTGTTACAGCATGTTGCACAAAGCATTTCTTTACAGCTATGTAAATGGAATTTCTAGATCATAATAGTTTCTAATAGgatgcagattttatctttaatGTGCTGGTGTTTTGTACTTAATAACTTGTTACTGATTGCTACTGTCAcgttgttgtttgtttctttttgccCCATCTGCTGCTACTTGGAAAtctacagtaaagacagagaaAAAGTCAGTACAGTTCAGTGAGGACATCCAGGTGGAAACTATAGAGCCAGAGCAAGAACCTGTGTATATAGATGAGGTAAGTTCTACTGTGCAGACATCAGTGTTACATTACAAATTCATTGCatctaaaatgtgatttttttttgcctaatgtAACAAAATATGTTGAACATTGAAATCAGAGCTTAACATACCTGTTGAAGAGAAGTCAGtttatctttttttcctcatGAGTCATAAAAATGATTCTTTTTTATGTATGTGCAACTCCTTTGAAACCATTTAGGACAAAATGGATCAACTACTGCAGATGATCCAGAGTGCAGATCCCACAGACAACCAGTCAGACAGTGTGGAGTTACTACAGCTGGAAGGTAAAATCTATTTAATATGAAAGACTGTGAGTAGAACAGTAATAGACAGAGATTAATGTGGATGTGTGGAATTAATAAGAATTGTTTTCCGTTCAGGTGCATGTAATCAAATGGGACCCCTCATTGACCAGAAGTTGGAGGATATAGACAGGTACTGTGTCCTCTTATAAACTGTGTAAAACATCACATGGATCCATAGTATGTAGTTCAAGAATGTGCCAAGTTTTTAATGGAGGTGATCTAATGCACGTTGTGTTTGCATTTGCGTGTGGTTTTCTATTATCAGGAAGCACTCTGAGCTGTCGGAGCTGAACGTGAAGGTGATGGAAGCTTTGTCTCTGTACGCCAAGCTGATGAACGAAGATCCAGTCTACGCCATGTATGCAAAGCTGCAAAGCCAACAGTACTACATGCAACAACCTGCTAACACAGCACAACAGGTGAACTCCGAACTGTTTATCACTCTTAACTCCTCTTTTGTTGCTCACTCTGTAGCTTTTTAGATTGAATCACCCATGTAATATCCATACTGATATGTGTTCGGTGTGACCGCAGGTCTACCCCGGTCAGCCTGCATCAGGGTCCTATGCCATGAGTGGCACTGGGGTGCAGGGTTACACCGTTCCTATGGAGCAGCTTCCTGCTGGAACCCCCATTCCTGGTCAACCAGCTCCTGGGTGAGTTTCTCactgactgtgtttacatgcacactatttTGAAATGTTTGATATAAGGAGTCTATTCTATTTTGATAATTGGAGTGTAGCAATTTCATAATAAAATCTATGGGATTTGCCAGTATTATTCAGATTATATgtcgtgtttccactatgtggtatcggctcggctcggctcgactcgactcggcctttttgcgtttccattatgaaaaagggcctggaatctggtacccggtactagttttttggtatcacctccgctgaggttccaggactggggaccagatactaaaatgtgacgtataagcactgcagaccactgattggtcagagagtcgtctctgtgacccactgttttacagaagatgcagaagttgacagtaaatataacaGTAGGTTaatacacatgatgacagcccacaaaactacaccatggtttgtcaaggaggttcagacgtaaaaattcatcgtgagcttgacgagacaacatgcaacaagcgagtttatcagcaactctctgaacagatgacacggaagtaatacgccgcatcgctatgatgtccaggtactgtaaagtcagtagtatcctataatggaaacggtctccaggaataggacctggtacctgagtcgagccgagccaagtcgagccagttccatgtagtggaaacgcggcaatagtgaCATTTTTCATTCATATATAAAAGCATTCTTATTATAATATTCATGCAACGCCTTATCAACTAGCCTTTTTACAGTCAGTTCTGTATGTTGTATGGATAATCGAGTCAACTAACAGTTTGCTAGTGTTGTGCACCACAACACTGAACTTTTAAAGGGATGTTGAAGGAATGAAGGAGGAAACCTGTATTTGTGCGGTTGATTCTTAAAAAATACCTTCTTTGACACATAGCTGCAAGATGTAAAACATGTAGTTCTACTTTTCATCTATACAACAGGAGTGCTATCAGTGCAATATTGGTTTTAATTTGCTGTGTAAATGTTGTCTTTTATATGTGCACACATTCAGTGTTCTGGAATAGTGAGGTGCTATTATGCTCACTAAAGAGGAAACTTCAATGTTTAAAAACACGCAGCTGCTAAAAGAACATAATCCTTGTTATCCCTGCCAGGGTTTAATTTGAAACATGCACTAAGTGCTGCCATTATCTAATTACCAGCTCTGATTCCACTTCCTgtgttattaaataatgtttctcTCTTTGCTGTAGTGATGTTCATATGTACATGGGCCAGCCGCCGGTCTACACTGCAGCTCCAGGCAGCATGGCCCCGGCAGACGTTCAGTCTTACCAGAACCCGGCCAGTGCCCCTGGTCCGGCCCCGGCCACAAACCCCGCAGGCCTGACACAGATACCAAACTACAGCGCTCCCTCCGGCCAGAGCATAGCACCTTCCTCAGACGCCCCACAGGCCCCTTACGTGGAGAAAGCCTTGCTATAGGGCCCCCTGAAATCACTGTAATCTTCACGCATACACGTACACACTAAATCACACGCCAGACCTGATCAAATAGTGGttgtaaatgattttttttaaatgattatgttTTATAAATTCTTCAGATGATCTCATTTCTCATTTTCATCTAATCGGGTAAACTTTGACATCTGGCACACTTCCCCAAAGTTCGTACCTGTAAAGACAGTTACACACTTTGGACCTGATGATCTCCAAAATACTCTTCAGATTTAATCATGACAAAAGCATagtccatttaaaaaagaaaaaaaaaaaaagactaacatTTAAACACTATTGTTGTGTGGGATTTTTCCTTTAATTCTACTATTTGATCATGTATGAAGACGACACACAGGCATTCCTTCAGGTCGTTCTTAACATTAACACTGGAGCTacatacacactacacacacagacaaacagatagaaACGTTATAGGGGATAAAGGCAGTGGAGCTGCTCACAAACACAGCTGCACCAGTGAGTTCACACACCCGCAGTAGTATGTCATGATTTACCTTTACTTACACTCTAACATGGAGAGAAATCCACAGTATGCCACAGCCTTCTCATCCACATAAACACCCGCAGCGCTAAGTGAGTGGCAGGAAAAGGGGGCGTCAACTTTCATGATCTTTTTAACAGAAAAAGGACTGGATGAAAATAGGCTACTACACTCTGTATATGTTGTTAACTTTTAGAAGTACTGAAGACtgaagccacttttttttttgtttttggagggAAAAGAAACAAGAGGAAGCATGCACATCACTCTTGTAAATACTGTACCGAATTAGTAGTGAAGCCACACGATGGCCTCATGGATGGGCTGTATGTTAGAACAGCTCCTGGGGTTTTTGTTTTCCACAGCCTTAAAGGTGAACTCTGCAGTCACCACGTCCCGAAATCGAGTAAAAACGTCAACGGTGTAAACGCCaaagacaaaagaacaaaaaCGAGAAATACCTACATGCGTTATTTTGGCATGGGTGCTTTACGTTAGTCGGTACTTTTCCTTCATTGTAACTGAGACTTCGTACTGCAGAGTCCTCCTTTCGGACGTGAGCAGCTGTGCATCCTCAGGCGTGGACGTCGAGGGTCAGTCCTCATTCAGGGGCCGTACTAACAGACCTGTACCACAGACTTGGCTACTAAGGGGCGAACtcgctgaacccccccccccccccagtgtcttTAAAGCATCTCTTTAGTCTGTGTTTAAATGAATACTATGTTTTTTGTAGTGCATTTTAATTTATGTTTTGATTATTGTTATGCTATTTTAAACGGAGAAGCAGTGCAGGATGTATGTATTCAGAGAAAAGCGGAGTATGTGATATTCCGCCTAACTTAGTTGTATATTTAAATCGCTCACTCAAGAACTTGGACTTTTCTCTCTGTGTTTGATACATGCTTATTGTACTGTAGGGTCAAATGGTAATGTGAAAAATGATCCAACCTCCCCATCTGACCTGTCCTTTCTCAGATCTGTGTTAACACTAAAACATATTCTACCTGAAGGAGAGGACAGCACAGTCAGGACTTGTAGACATCGCTTTACCGGTTTCTTCGTGAGGCTACGTTCACCCTGCGTAGCTTAAGTGTTCTATTCAGATTTATTCCCATCATGTTCTGGTTTAATATTAGATTGCAGTCCTGAACTGACCACAAGACATCACATACTTTTTAGGTTGTTCTGAAGAAAACATGGAGGCCATTAAGTCAGTGTAAAGGAGTTTTATGTAGTGTTGATTTTCACACCAGAACACACCTATCACTACCAAATCCACCAGTGGGTCTTCTATGTGTCCACAGATTGTATCGCTCAgtgaataaagtatgaagctcattgtttaatcacatttgtattatggtatcatcaagttgtTTTCTTTAAACTGGTTATTTTGACACTCAGTCAAGATAACACTGTCGTATATTCTTTACGTgttacatcagctgatagtttacattatagctgtgttagcttaaccacagtaaaaccacaaatcacctcttttttttttccatacggTGTGAATATATTCACCTCATATCTACGGTTTAGTACGTAAGTGTGTTTGGAATAACTTCAAAGCTCTTTATTCTGAACACTAATGATAGTTTTGGGCCGTTTCTTTACTTTTCTACTTGAAGGTTTCATTTAAGTGGATGAAAATGAAGATGAGGGAAACGGACATCTTTTGATTATCACTCCTACCTACATagaattgcgattaaaaattgaTGTAGACTGACGTAAGTTGAAGAATTCTAAATTGACCGGTCAGATTGAGATAGTTTTGCAAGTAGGGCTggacaatattggaaaaaactgatattgcgatttttgtattttttttttttttttaaccctgtgatatggaaaaaatactcagaaggatataatagctgtgtggcgctGACATAAATGAgatgtttcctctcattgtggcgacaggtgtaagacactgtcgacacaaaaCGCACGTTTCAGTATCCATcgtgtagccaaaataattccacataactgacgttgcttttctttttggcaccaagtcttcattttcagtgattttctcttgtttgttgctcattttcaatgttgttacagcaactcactccatgtgcagggggcgtggtctgcttcggcaaactgattaagaacgattgcgattggtggatcgctgcacgCAGTGTGTCGGGtagccaggttgaaattagatgagaacacgtcgagttcgtttgcctcctacattgcagaatcggtgatgtgactattgcgcactcgtacattgcgatgacgaagctcaaacgatatattgtgcagctctaattgcAAGGCACTGATGTGTATATGATTTCTAAACACCGGGAAGTGGCTGTAATATTAAATTCCATGTTTACTCTTCACATTAAGAGAAAACAGATCAGTTTCCTCCAAGTAATAAATAGATTTGGCTTTCACTTTTGCTTGCGGTCTGAACGTAGACTTGTCTTTCAGTTACACTGACGCCTCTTTAAAACATTCAAGATTAAATTAATAAAGATATCTCTCTTTTTATTTTGTCATCTGTTTAACAAAATATGCTCTTTGGGAAACTGTTGATGTTTACAAGTACTGACTGGGTAGAAAATAAGCTGATGAAAGTAAAAATTATTTATCTGttgtataataaataatgataaatgaagGAATTATGACGAAGAaaagcttgatttttttttttttttttttttttttcccccaattgcAGGACAAATTGGTGTCATTTCAATGTCTCTTCAGATACAGTATTATCCGTTAGATGTCCCTGtgccacataaaaaaaacaaaataaaaacataactcATAACATAAGCTACCTGGGACTTTGCGAACAACAGGCCATTATTCTCCAAGACTGACTTTGCTCATTCAGACAAGGGTTCTTTTTTTATGCTTTGCTGCTTTTTCCTGATTGCAACAAATATGagaaataatattttaatatttcggaTCAAAGAGGGCCCAAAAATCCAAGTAGCAGCTTTTCTGGGACCACAGGGACTAGGAGCCAGTTTGTCATCACACGTTGTCAACATGTAAACATCTTGTTGCGCCTCGGTGTTGGAACTGCAGCTCAGATGTAACTTTATTGTACAGGATTAAGATGCTgcctgtaattattattattattattttttttttttttttgagttttaaacatccttATTGTAAAGGTTCTGTCTAAAATTGTATCCTGCTGTTTGTATGTATTCTTTTAACCATACTTATTAATGGGTATTCACAATAAAACCAGGCCAAATGTACAGAAATATCTGCATTTTGctcaatttactttttttttttttaaccctttcatgcacagtggtcactccagtggacagttattctacagctgttctcgtgtatattcatggattttgttattttagtttcatatcagccaacacaatatactgcaattgataacattactgtaacttggctgttcttgatgaaccaaatctaacatgtttgagtgtaaatcagttccttgttattgttattagactgtaattaacaacaattttttttttttttggcatattatcttcatgaagtgactagtgttggaattcactacaaacaaaaaattaaggatatttctttttttgtgtgtgtgtgtgtgtgtgtgtgtgtgtgtgtgtgtgtcatttttgccatttgtaaataaaactatgtctggtcattaaaaaaaagtgtttcaattcacacacaagaaagtaaaaagcgttgtgcaaaaatcccaactgaaaaaatagccccaaaaattttaaatatccataactttgtgtttgtagtgtatgttaaaatgtgaaaaaacatcaaattagcagcatttaatgtttttatattatagttttcacacagtatatcagttaatacatgtttcattgctttaaaaattaaatacacatttttgcaactccatgaaaaatagcttcataaaaaaataataatgtcattgtttttttaaatccctaaagaggaataaagaaaaacatcttgattaacgttctcataattcatgcatgaaagggttaaagagattcTGTAGACACtagatttattttagttttgtttgtttttttttattgtagaaaACACCTCTCTGCATTACCACTAGAGGGAGACACATGCACATAAGGTTCAACATGGAACTAATGGTCAAAGCATTCTGTAGGTTGAACAAAACACTGAGGCACACATCCTTAGTGAAGAAATTAATATGTTACTTATTTAGGATTTTGGGACACCAATATTATACATGTTTTATTCACATACAGCTACTTTCTGTTTTGGTTTACTAAACAAAAATGAGTGTAACCCATATCTTTATGTAACCCAGTCTTttatagattacattacattacattagagctgcaaccgattaatcgattggatgcttgaagtcaatgcaaaaagtcccaattcgattaatcgactccaattgattgaagggaaatattctattgcagttttcctgaattgaagtttctttgtgcgtcacaataagcgtccgtgtgaaacacaacagtggaaccaatgtttaacagcagagaaatgaaggaaacaaagttttgattcaggagaattgtggttgaaggattttttttggctcactttgagtcgattaatcggttgcagctctagattagattagattagattagattagattagatagaactttattggtccctcaggaaattgaggttccaacagCAGCACAACACCATATGTACGCataagaaatataagaaaataataataataactataaaaatagtagtgaaaaacaggtaattgcacattggaaagtactagtagaaacaacaaataacagtagtaataataataatagaatgataaataactaattgTTACAATATTATATACactatattagggatgtaacgattaccagtataacgataaaccgcggtaaaattgcagacggttagtattaccatttaattctaattatcatgataactgtgtttgattactgcacttttaggggaaaaaaccctttgtaaagatctgcttttatgtcaaatatttgagtatatttttaatttattacaattttaattgtatatacctaatatatggaaccaatattcacttttaaagtctttgaaaaggtttgttaagcatctgtgtgttatttatgcaataaattatatacatttttcaaatcagattttatattttttttatgtttccagggccttttgtgtttttatagtaggttaaagtggaaaaaaaataatagacagatgatatagatgaagttgtgctgaaaaaaaaccatcccaaacatgggtatagtaaacatttgtttacatagtatataaaggcaaaatcaaaaggactgaaaaacggacaaaataggctcagaccactaagggttaatatttgaatgtttctgcaacagaagggacactgtgccgattatttattttttttatttatttatttatttttttaaatacaacttggttaaattatttcagtgtgtgtttaagtactttctgaacattttgagcacaatttcaataataccgtgataataatgataaccgtgatatgaaattttcatatggttacatccctacactatatgtgtgtgtgtgtgtgtgtgttaatcacaggataaaagttcaAGTGACAACAGCAATAGTACTCACAACaacaatatatagaaataataagtAATACAAGTATGTAACaatgaatataatattaataattattattataataagcaATAAGAAGCTAAATTGACAACGACAACAAACATAACATTGCACACTGGATACAATAAACTATATTGCATAACTTCCAATGCTTGTGTCCAGTTCATCTGTAGGCACAGTGTCTCCTTGAAATTATGGGATGGGAGTGCTCTTCTTTGTGAGcctataaaaagcaaaaaaaggtGAGCGTGACCACCTCATTACTTCAGCAGTAAAAGAATACAGCCTCCTGTGCACTGTAAGCATTCTGGGTGTACAGAGTCCAACGACTTGACAAGTTCCTTTAGTGGGAGATGATTGTCACAGTCTTTAGCTCCAAGTGCAAAGCAGCAGCAGCTGGAGTTCAGGGACCATGCCCTCTGGGAAGGTGGTCAAGCTCATCCTCTACGAGGGTCTGCAGTTCACGGCCCTTGTCGTACCGGTGCTTGTGATCATGGAGAGGTTCGCCAGCCTCATACGTGACATGAAAGGACAGGATTTAACAGCCTACTGGTTGGTGGTGGCCGTCTCTATCGCTTATATGACCTCAGTCACACTGCTGGTGTGGGTTCCACTCAAATATGTCATCATGAAGGGCCGCAGGTTCATCACAAACATTTCACAGTGGTGAGTATAGCTGATGTTTTCACACGTATAAAGTACATGGTGTGGTTCCATTCAAACTCAAATAAGTCTTTCAGAGTTATGTGACATGTTCTACCTGTGGtgtaaggcagggctgtcaaactcatgttagttcagttccatattcagctcaatttgatctgtatttgttgttttttggaccaggaaaataataacataataacctataaataatgacaactccaaatttttgtctttgctgtAGTGTGAAAAAAacgttcaattatgaaaatacttactttcataaactatccaaaaaaaaacaaaaaaaacctgaaaaaactgaaatttaaatttaaaaaagtaagaaaatttagtgcaattttaacaatattattcctcaacttatcatttctacatgtgcattctggatcagatctacaaagacactaaacactgaggaacaggaagaaaaagagttcaaattgtgctgaattttctttagacatttcaggttgttcatatttgttcaggttattcacatttatgtgttacaggatagtttgtaaatgttaatattttcataacttaatgttattttttgcactaaaacaaagaaaaaaatataagttgttaattctagatttttttgtcttaactcaatattttttttacttgtagatttttctttttggcttaattcaagattttttttacttaattgaagttttttttgcttacttcaagat
The DNA window shown above is from Sphaeramia orbicularis chromosome 17, fSphaOr1.1, whole genome shotgun sequence and carries:
- the stam gene encoding signal transducing adapter molecule 1 translates to MPLFTTNPFDQDVEKATSEMNTAEDWGLILDICDKIGQSRTGPKECLRSIMRRVNHKDPHVAMQALTLLGACVSNCGKIFHLEVCSREFASEVSNVLNKGHPKVCEKLKALMVEWAEDFRNDPQLSLISAMIKNLREQGVTFPAVGSQAAEQAKASPALVAKDPSTSTNKKEEEDLAKAIELSLKEQRQQPQTSLSSLYPSTSSLLSSHKSDGRKVRAIYDFEAAEDNELTFKSGEIITILDDSDPNWWKGETYQGVGLFPSNFVTADLTAEPEMIKTEKKSVQFSEDIQVETIEPEQEPVYIDEDKMDQLLQMIQSADPTDNQSDSVELLQLEGACNQMGPLIDQKLEDIDRKHSELSELNVKVMEALSLYAKLMNEDPVYAMYAKLQSQQYYMQQPANTAQQVYPGQPASGSYAMSGTGVQGYTVPMEQLPAGTPIPGQPAPGDVHMYMGQPPVYTAAPGSMAPADVQSYQNPASAPGPAPATNPAGLTQIPNYSAPSGQSIAPSSDAPQAPYVEKALL